A section of the Deltaproteobacteria bacterium genome encodes:
- the ppcA gene encoding phosphoenolpyruvate carboxylase — MRKIPSTIATQHPDNASIPYWGKNPFISTIDEVRECYRVFSDLDCDEYMWDWEGKFVDEAVVDRLLHRYEEYFRKKQLGRDKFLTFRVPNIWHEKGHRLARAYMTMITAAHTAKEYRLHTPPLFEVILPMTTDASQLLMVIKKYREALKYEKAIFEEVVAGLGKIEMIPLIEGSVTLLKSRRILHEYVRGYEKLFKYKPHYLRPFIARSDPALDAGFIPAVLSARAAISEYYRFEEESGIPVYPIIGVGSLPFRGGLSPTRLGRFLENYAGVRTVTIQSAFRYDYPLPQVKKAIRFLNRELRRHRAVLFSDKEIHEMTTLAEQFSTFYRPVIRKLAPMINDIVQYVPSHRERIPHSGHFGYSRSMEKQKIKLPRAIAFVAVFASLGVPPTFIGTGRGLRSLIEQGKEKLLQKYLPTLREDIEDTGRYLNWENLKFLIRENPAWAPIREDVLFLEEFLGKRLGPEKPDQFIHRNLTSNIYHLWKQGKPEDLKKEILHAGQVRHSLG; from the coding sequence GTGCGCAAGATCCCATCAACTATCGCAACACAACATCCGGATAATGCCTCAATCCCCTATTGGGGGAAAAATCCGTTCATCTCAACGATCGATGAGGTCCGCGAGTGCTACCGGGTCTTCTCCGACCTCGACTGTGACGAATACATGTGGGACTGGGAGGGGAAGTTCGTTGATGAGGCGGTTGTCGACCGGCTTCTCCACCGTTATGAGGAGTACTTCCGCAAAAAACAGCTGGGTCGTGACAAATTCCTGACCTTCCGTGTCCCGAACATCTGGCATGAGAAGGGACATCGTCTTGCGCGTGCCTATATGACAATGATCACCGCGGCTCATACCGCCAAGGAATACCGACTGCACACCCCTCCCCTTTTTGAAGTGATCCTCCCGATGACAACCGACGCCTCGCAACTTCTCATGGTCATCAAAAAATACCGCGAGGCGCTTAAATACGAAAAGGCGATCTTTGAAGAGGTGGTGGCGGGGCTTGGCAAGATCGAGATGATTCCTCTGATTGAGGGGAGTGTCACGTTGCTCAAGTCACGGCGGATCCTCCACGAATATGTCCGGGGGTATGAGAAACTTTTTAAATACAAACCTCACTATCTACGGCCGTTCATCGCCAGATCCGATCCGGCGCTTGATGCCGGCTTCATCCCGGCCGTCCTCTCCGCGAGGGCGGCCATTTCAGAATACTACCGTTTTGAAGAGGAGTCGGGAATACCGGTTTACCCGATCATCGGGGTCGGAAGCCTGCCGTTTCGGGGAGGGCTCTCGCCGACCCGATTAGGACGATTTCTTGAAAACTACGCAGGGGTTCGAACCGTTACGATTCAATCCGCCTTTCGCTACGACTACCCGCTGCCCCAGGTCAAAAAGGCGATCCGCTTTTTGAACCGTGAACTCCGCCGCCATCGGGCCGTTCTTTTCTCGGATAAAGAGATTCATGAGATGACGACCCTGGCCGAACAGTTTTCTACCTTTTATCGACCGGTCATCCGAAAACTTGCCCCTATGATTAACGACATCGTCCAATATGTTCCTTCCCACAGGGAAAGGATCCCCCATTCCGGCCACTTTGGCTATTCTCGGAGCATGGAGAAACAAAAGATCAAACTGCCAAGGGCGATTGCGTTTGTGGCGGTCTTCGCCTCGTTAGGTGTCCCCCCAACCTTCATTGGAACAGGCCGCGGTTTACGCAGTTTGATCGAGCAGGGGAAGGAGAAGCTCCTTCAAAAATACCTCCCCACCTTGAGAGAGGATATTGAAGATACGGGACGTTACCTCAATTGGGAAAACCTCAAGTTTTTGATCCGCGAAAACCCTGCCTGGGCCCCGATCCGGGAGGATGTCCTCTTTCTGGAGGAATTTTTGGGTAAGCGACTCGGACCCGAAAAGCCGGATCAGTTCATCCACCGCAACCTGACCTCCAACATCTACCACCTCTGGAAACAAGGTAAACCG
- a CDS encoding MerR family transcriptional regulator, which yields MHSGLFIGELSKQCGVDPWTIRYYEKECLVPVAPRSSSRYRLYPQETIDIIRFIKTAQGLGLTLEEIKKVIEAKRLKGKPCEHVVELLETKISALHQKMKEMGKLRNWKKVRNKKTTCICEIIESAGRRKRGGKN from the coding sequence ATGCATTCGGGGTTGTTTATTGGCGAGTTGTCAAAACAATGTGGTGTCGATCCGTGGACGATCCGGTACTACGAAAAGGAGTGTCTTGTCCCTGTCGCTCCGAGGTCTTCCTCCCGCTATCGCCTCTATCCGCAAGAAACGATTGATATAATCCGATTTATCAAGACAGCACAGGGGTTGGGCCTCACCCTTGAAGAGATCAAGAAGGTGATCGAGGCAAAGAGGCTCAAAGGAAAGCCCTGCGAACATGTGGTGGAACTCCTGGAGACGAAAATCTCGGCCCTGCATCAAAAGATGAAGGAGATGGGAAAGTTGAGAAATTGGAAGAAGGTTAGAAACAAAAAAACGACCTGTATTTGTGAGATCATCGAATCGGCAGGTCGACGAAAGAGAGGGGGGAAGAACTGA
- a CDS encoding FKBP-type peptidyl-prolyl cis-trans isomerase: MNRAIFLTMMAVLVFGCSKKSQPTTEGAATAPAPEASMATAGQEQTTASGLKYIVLKEGTGVSPQPGQTITVHYTGWLTDGTKFDSSVDRGTPFQFQVGMGHVIKGWDEGVLMMKVGEKRKLIIPPQLGYGERGAGGVIPSNATLVFEVELLGNS, encoded by the coding sequence ATGAATCGAGCAATTTTTTTGACCATGATGGCCGTTCTAGTCTTCGGCTGTTCAAAAAAATCCCAACCAACAACAGAAGGGGCCGCTACCGCCCCGGCACCGGAGGCTTCTATGGCGACAGCAGGGCAGGAACAAACCACCGCATCAGGTTTAAAATATATCGTTCTCAAAGAGGGGACAGGTGTCTCGCCACAACCGGGGCAGACGATTACGGTCCACTACACCGGCTGGTTGACCGACGGCACCAAATTTGACAGCTCCGTCGATCGCGGGACCCCCTTCCAGTTCCAGGTCGGCATGGGTCACGTCATCAAGGGATGGGACGAAGGGGTCCTCATGATGAAGGTCGGCGAGAAGAGAAAACTCATCATCCCTCCCCAGCTCGGCTACGGTGAACGGGGAGCAGGTGGTGTGATACCGTCCAACGCGACGCTGGTGTTTGAGGTAGAGCTGTTGGGGAATTCCTAG
- a CDS encoding sulfurtransferase: protein MKFSNQTPLLVSPAWIEKHLEDPLLRIIDCRWILGKPGEGRRHYEEGHIPEAVHLDVDEQLSGKAGSGRHPIPRPADFERTMSEIGVGVDTYVIAYDAGNGMPAPRLWWLLRYFSHEKVSVLDGGWKLWVKEGRRVAAGPSPRSSPVDGRVWIAGGRPGEGLVGKSYVAAQLNNSSITLIDARSPERYRGEIEPIDKRAGHIPGAINVPFTQCVDEQGRYRPPSYIKRGARGEIQETICYCGSGITACTDIFALKLAGIDAKLYEGSWSDWSNDIDLPIETK from the coding sequence GTGAAATTTTCTAACCAAACACCGCTTCTTGTCTCTCCCGCCTGGATTGAGAAACATTTGGAAGATCCTCTCCTTCGCATCATCGACTGTCGCTGGATATTGGGCAAGCCGGGGGAAGGGAGACGACACTATGAAGAGGGACATATTCCGGAGGCGGTTCATCTCGATGTTGATGAGCAGCTTTCCGGAAAGGCGGGGTCGGGTCGGCATCCTATTCCTAGACCAGCGGATTTTGAGAGGACGATGAGTGAGATCGGTGTGGGAGTGGATACTTATGTTATTGCCTATGATGCGGGGAACGGGATGCCGGCCCCACGCCTCTGGTGGCTCCTGCGCTATTTCAGTCACGAGAAGGTCTCTGTTCTTGATGGGGGGTGGAAGTTGTGGGTGAAGGAGGGGAGACGAGTTGCAGCTGGACCCTCACCCCGATCCTCTCCCGTTGACGGGAGAGTGTGGATTGCCGGAGGCAGGCCGGGTGAGGGCTTGGTCGGCAAATCTTATGTCGCTGCCCAACTGAACAACTCCTCGATCACCCTCATCGACGCCCGTTCTCCCGAACGTTACCGAGGCGAAATAGAACCGATCGATAAACGGGCGGGTCACATTCCCGGCGCGATCAATGTTCCGTTTACGCAATGTGTGGATGAGCAGGGGAGATATCGTCCCCCCTCTTACATTAAGAGGGGGGCAAGGGGGGAGATACAAGAAACTATCTGTTACTGCGGCTCTGGCATCACCGCTTGCACAGATATTTTTGCACTCAAATTGGCGGGAATTGATGCCAAACTTTACGAAGGTTCGTGGAGTGACTGGAGTAATGATATCGATCTACCCATAGAGACTAAATGA
- a CDS encoding DsrE family protein produces the protein MKLGLVIYSSDPETVWNAFRLGNLALKKGDTVKVFLLAKGVECESLDTDRFKVTEQMKTLVEGGGQILTCGTCLKIRGQDATELCPLSTMSDLYDLIAGCDRVLSF, from the coding sequence ATGAAACTCGGCCTTGTCATTTATTCCAGCGATCCCGAAACCGTCTGGAACGCCTTTCGGCTCGGAAACCTTGCCTTGAAGAAGGGGGATACGGTCAAGGTGTTTCTCCTGGCAAAGGGGGTTGAATGCGAGTCGCTCGATACCGATCGTTTCAAAGTGACCGAGCAGATGAAAACGCTGGTCGAAGGGGGCGGTCAGATCCTCACCTGCGGTACCTGTCTCAAGATTCGTGGGCAGGACGCGACGGAATTATGTCCCTTGTCTACGATGAGCGATCTCTACGATTTGATCGCCGGGTGTGACCGAGTCCTTTCCTTTTGA
- a CDS encoding DMT family transporter, whose product MQVKKSGPLMIVLAAILFSCMAACIKAVSPRISVAESVFFRSLVPSIAFGFLMVRERLSFRTSHFPLLLTRSLLGLLAMSCKFYALGHLALGDTAILGSTFPIFVVLFASFFLSEKITGGLMFWILVALGGVGLILQPQFEFLNYAGLIALLSSALTALVVTVIHQLRQIEKATRIIFYFSVTCLLVSLPVMLQDFVWPDARELSFLLVAGGLATLGQFLITYAYGLEEISKLSPLSYAGILTSFILGIIFWHEVPTWEAIVGGLVVVLCCVRIIRMRKPEPIIPV is encoded by the coding sequence ATGCAAGTAAAGAAGAGCGGTCCGCTCATGATCGTCCTCGCGGCGATTCTGTTCTCCTGTATGGCGGCCTGCATCAAGGCGGTTTCCCCAAGGATTTCGGTAGCGGAGTCTGTTTTTTTTCGCTCATTGGTCCCTTCGATTGCTTTCGGCTTTCTCATGGTTCGTGAGAGGCTATCGTTTCGGACCTCTCACTTTCCCCTTCTGCTGACCCGCTCCCTTCTGGGACTCCTGGCGATGTCCTGTAAATTTTATGCCCTCGGTCATCTTGCCTTGGGAGATACCGCTATCTTGGGGAGCACATTTCCGATCTTTGTCGTCCTCTTTGCCTCCTTTTTTTTGAGCGAAAAGATCACCGGGGGACTCATGTTTTGGATTCTGGTCGCCTTGGGCGGTGTCGGGTTGATTCTCCAACCGCAATTTGAATTTCTTAATTATGCGGGATTGATTGCGCTCCTCTCTTCCGCGTTGACGGCCCTGGTCGTCACCGTGATTCATCAGCTTCGGCAGATCGAGAAGGCGACCCGGATCATTTTCTACTTCTCTGTGACCTGTCTTCTTGTCTCCCTCCCCGTCATGCTGCAGGATTTTGTCTGGCCCGATGCGCGGGAGCTATCTTTTCTGCTTGTTGCGGGCGGTTTGGCAACCTTGGGACAGTTTCTGATTACCTATGCGTATGGATTGGAAGAGATCTCGAAGCTCTCCCCGCTTTCCTATGCCGGCATTCTTACTTCATTTATACTGGGGATTATTTTTTGGCATGAGGTCCCGACCTGGGAGGCGATCGTCGGTGGCCTTGTGGTTGTGCTCTGCTGTGTACGGATAATTAGAATGAGAAAACCGGAGCCGATTATCCCTGTCTAG